Genomic DNA from uncultured Vibrio sp.:
CGCCATAATCTGCTCTTTCTGAATTTTCGTGTTGGTGTTTTGTTAATGTAATGTAATTTTATATATTTTATAAATTGAATTTTATGTATGATTAATGAGTTTTTTTAAATAATAGTAAAAAGCGAATGACCATAAAGCAGTTGAGAGCATTTCTAGCGGTTGCGGAGACGTTAAGCTTCGCTCAGGCTTGTGAGCATTGTCACTTAACTCAATCTGCCTTGAGTCTGACAATCAAAACTCTAGAGACATCAATGGGTGGCCGACTATTCAGTCGAACAACACGCCACGTTCGACTAACACCTGAAGGTAAGGCTTTACTGCCAATGGCGAAACGGCTGTTGGCTGAGTGGGAAAATGTCGAAGAGGAGCTGCATCAACGTTTTTCTATGCAGAAAGGAAAAGTGACCTTGGCGGTCATGCCCACGTTTGCCGCGAATATATTGCCTTCGATGCTACTTAATTTTCATCAAAGTTACCCGGATATTAATATACGAATTCATGACGTTATCAATGAGCAAGTGGTGACCATGGTGGAAAACAATACAGTTGAAATTGGTATTGCTTTCAAGCCATATAACAATGAACGGTTAAATTTTACACCGTTGTTTGTTGATCACTTCATTGCGATAGTTCCTCCGGATTCAGACTTATCTCAACTTGACAACGTGAGCTGTAAGCAACTGCTCGACTATTCATTTGTCAGCTTGCAAAGACCTTCCTCATTTCGAGCAATGATCGAACAGGAATTAGAGCCGAGAGGTATTAGTTTAAACGCTAGAGTGGAAAGTCAGCAGATATCTACGATCGGTAAGTTAGTCAGCTGTGGGGTGGGGGTAAGTATTGTTCCTTCTCTATGTCGTCAGCAAATGGAGGATATGGGCGCGGTTTGCCAACCACTCTGCGATCCTGTCATTGCAAGCTCTGTAGGCATTGTGACAAAAAAGGAGCATGAATTATCTGCTGCAGCACAAAGCTTGTTTAATGTATTGGTCTGTACCTCTGAATAACAACATAAGCTCTTTCCGGAAGTTAGTTACTTTTCTGTCTACATAAAGTTAACAATTCGCTATCAATGTTCTGATAAGCGGCTGTGACATAGTAGTCATTTTATATCCTTTTACTTCGTGTGTGAATTAGGGTGGGTGACGTTAAATTGTATCTTAATTAGTTGATTGTTAATGATTATTTTTTGATCGTTCGATTTGGTGGATGTATCAATTCACTTTTATTCAATATACGCATGTAAATATTGTTGTTATTTAATTGTTGTGTGAAAGTTAGTATGTTGTCGGCATGATTACATAGTGGCAAATCTATAATCAAAGGACGAGATTGACGGATGGACAACAATAATCAACAAAGTGTTAGGAGAGGGCGATGTAAGTTGATGACAGCACCATCAGCAGGTCGTTATCCATTAGCTTTAGGGGCGAATTTTAATACTGCCGCTAAAATGCAGATGAAAATACTTGGGGCAGTTAAGTCGGGAATCATGCCCCTTCCAGGGCGAATTAAACAAACTCACTTAGTGGCAGCATTAGCAACGCTGAGTTTAAGTAGCGGTGCTCAAGCAGACACAGTCCCGAACCAAACTCTAAAATCTGAAAGCAAATCACCGAACGTGTTAATGATCGTAGCAGACGATCTTGGTTACTCAGATATTGGTGCGTTTGGTAGTGAAATTGATACTCCGAATATCGATAGTCTCGTCAGCCAAGGGCGTATTTTGACAAATTTTCATACCGCTGCAGTGAGCTCGCCAACGAGAGCCAGTTTGCTTACTGGCGTTGATCACCATCTTGCTGGTATTGGAAATATGGCCGAAGTGGTCGGATTAAACATCACTATGAATAATCCTGTTGGTGCTCCTTGGGGACCTTCTAACCACTATGATTTTGATAGCATCCCGCAGGGCTATAAAGGGCACCTGAGTGAGAACGCTGTTACTATGCCACGCCTATTAGCGGACAACGGCTACCATACCTATATGGTGGGTAAGTGGCATCTTGGTTATGACGTCAAAGCACCAGATAAAAGTCACAAACTTTGGTTCCGCATTAATCCCAATCAGCTGCCTTTTAAGAGGGGGTTCCAAAAAACATTTACTCTAGTTGATGGTGGCGGCTCACATTTTTCGCCTCCTGATGGGCAGCCTCCAACACCGTTTGATATGTCGTGGTATACAGAAAACGGTAAGCTATTTCCTGCAAAAGGTTTACCTAAGGATTTCTATTCTACAGATTTTTATACCAATAAGTTGATTGAGTACATTGATGCTGGCAAAGACGACGGAAAACCGTTTTTTGCTTATGCAGCCTACACCGCGCCACATTGGCCACTACATGCACCTGAACAAGACATTGCTGCTCAAAAGGGCAAATACAATGAAGGCTATGAAGTTGTCCGTCAGCAACGCATCGAACGTATGAAAAAGCTCGGTATTATTCCGGCCGATATGCCTATTGCTAAAGAAATTAAGAGCATTGCACAAGGAGGAGCCGGGCCCAAACTCTGGAGTGAACTCAGTCCGAATGAACGTGCGTTAGAGGCACGTAAGATGGAAGTGTATGCCGCAATGGTAAGTAACCTAGATAGAAACATCGGGCGACT
This window encodes:
- a CDS encoding arylsulfatase, with the protein product MTAPSAGRYPLALGANFNTAAKMQMKILGAVKSGIMPLPGRIKQTHLVAALATLSLSSGAQADTVPNQTLKSESKSPNVLMIVADDLGYSDIGAFGSEIDTPNIDSLVSQGRILTNFHTAAVSSPTRASLLTGVDHHLAGIGNMAEVVGLNITMNNPVGAPWGPSNHYDFDSIPQGYKGHLSENAVTMPRLLADNGYHTYMVGKWHLGYDVKAPDKSHKLWFRINPNQLPFKRGFQKTFTLVDGGGSHFSPPDGQPPTPFDMSWYTENGKLFPAKGLPKDFYSTDFYTNKLIEYIDAGKDDGKPFFAYAAYTAPHWPLHAPEQDIAAQKGKYNEGYEVVRQQRIERMKKLGIIPADMPIAKEIKSIAQGGAGPKLWSELSPNERALEARKMEVYAAMVSNLDRNIGRLIQHLKSIDEYENTMIVFMSDNGAEGDPAFAPKIPGTKMDNSLDNIGRPGSGVTYGLRWAEVSAAPFRLFKGYTGAEGATSSPLVIKMNKQTEQYPNTNARIQVTDIMPTILAAARVSLPGDTYQGRAIHALEGVSFLDKLQSPNRFDSIHDQDKALADELMGNSYVVKGDWKLSMQAGWTRKPKLREDVPLRLFNLTQDRGETNDLSSKHPNITAELKEEFHNYVERVKVVQQSFSYGGR
- a CDS encoding LysR family transcriptional regulator; this encodes MTIKQLRAFLAVAETLSFAQACEHCHLTQSALSLTIKTLETSMGGRLFSRTTRHVRLTPEGKALLPMAKRLLAEWENVEEELHQRFSMQKGKVTLAVMPTFAANILPSMLLNFHQSYPDINIRIHDVINEQVVTMVENNTVEIGIAFKPYNNERLNFTPLFVDHFIAIVPPDSDLSQLDNVSCKQLLDYSFVSLQRPSSFRAMIEQELEPRGISLNARVESQQISTIGKLVSCGVGVSIVPSLCRQQMEDMGAVCQPLCDPVIASSVGIVTKKEHELSAAAQSLFNVLVCTSE